A section of the Phaseolus vulgaris cultivar G19833 chromosome 8, P. vulgaris v2.0, whole genome shotgun sequence genome encodes:
- the LOC137826720 gene encoding uncharacterized protein, with translation MVTLPGTWKNWLRYFQYEERRDTPSETINILLIIFSLVAAVTFQAAVNPPGGVWEETEDGKHAGKATYSLDKKGYYVFLIFNTLAFANSVFIILSLTHKFPFQLEIWTATVSMSVSYGSAIFAITPKDPIHLRYVLITATAPFVLRILVLMFNLFLRKRFMKDTHTPPNSDHS, from the coding sequence atggttACTCTTCCAGGCACATGGAAGAACTGGCTAAGATACTTTCAGTATGAAGAAAGAAGGGACACACCAAGTGAAACAATAAACATTCTTCTAATCATCTTCTCTTTGGTTGCTGCAGTAACATTTCAGGCTGCAGTGAATCCTCCTGGTGGAGTTTGGGAAGAAACTGAGGATGGAAAACATGCAGGAAAAGCAACATATTCTTTAGACAAAAAAGGTTACTATGTTTTCCTCATCTTCAACACTTTGGCTTTTGCTAATTCCGTCTTCATCATTCTCTCACTCACACACAAGTTTCCCTTCCAATTGGAGATATGGACAGCCACTGTTTCCATGTCTGTGAGTTATGGATCAGCCATTTTTGCAATCACTCCTAAGGACCCTATCCATTTACGCTATGTTCTTATCACTGCTACGGCCCCCTTTGTTCTCAGAATTTTGGTTCTTATGTTCAACTTGTTCTTGAGGAAACGTTTTATGAAAGACACACACACTCCACCAAACTCAGATCATTCTTAA
- the LOC137826116 gene encoding uncharacterized protein, with amino-acid sequence MIVCVAVVGHQNNPLYIQSFTEADDALKLHHIVHCSLDVVDERVNNPKRSGPMLNETFLGLLYPIENFKVYGYLTNTKVKFILVTTDLDVKDADVRNFFRRFHAAYVDAVSNPFHVPGKKITSRTFAERVSTIVKSFGFSSAG; translated from the exons ATGATCGTCTGCGTTGCCGTCGTCGGTCACCAG AACAATCCGCTATACATACAGAGTTTCACGGAAGCTGATGATGCTCTCAAGCTCCACCACATCGTCCATTGCTCGCTGGATGTGGTCGACGAGAGAG TGAACAATCCTAAAAGGTCTGGGCCTATGCTCAACGAGACGTTTCTGGGACTTCTTTATCCCATTGAAAATTTCAAAGT CTATGGATATCTAACTAATACGAAGGTGAAATTTATCTTGGTGACCACTGATCTCGATGTTAAAGATGCGGATGTAAGAAAT TTTTTTAGGAGGTTCCATGCTGCATATGTAGATGCAGTTTCAAACCCATTCCATGTGCCAGGCAAAAAGATAACCTCCAGAACATTTGCAGAAAGAGTGAGCACAATTGTCAAGTCATTTGGCTTCAGTTCTGCTGGATGA
- the LOC137825729 gene encoding uncharacterized protein, with amino-acid sequence MAGGRFRELMKKYGKVAIGVHVSVSAVSIGGLYVAIKNNVDVEAILEKFHMGAASDQQNPNPTDEGASPPPNNKTAQLAASAGGAFTLAILCNKALFPLRVPITVALTPPVARFLARRNIVKSGV; translated from the coding sequence ATGGCTGGTGGTCGATTCCGCGAGCTGATGAAGAAATACGGCAAAGTTGCCATCGGCGTTCACGTGAGCGTTTCCGCAGTTTCCATCGGGGGTCTCTATGTCGCAATAAAGAACAACGTCGACGTCGAAGCCATCCTCGAGAAGTTCCACATGGGCGCCGCCTCCGACCAGCAAAACCCTAACCCTACCGACGAAGGCGCCTCGCCGCCTCCCAATAACAAGACGGCGCAGCTCGCCGCCTCCGCCGGCGGAGCCTTTACTCTTGCGATCCTCTGCAACAAGGCGTTGTTCCCCTTGCGCGTTCCTATCACCGTCGCGCTCACTCCCCCAGTCGCAAGGTTCCTGGCGCGGAGGAACATCGTCAAGAGCGGTGTGTGA